Proteins encoded by one window of Paraburkholderia terrae:
- a CDS encoding polyprenyl synthetase family protein, with protein sequence MTFEQWMRSVLDRVEGALEQYLPADSTEPARLHEAMRYAVLGGGKRVRPLLCHAAGELTGAKAECLDAASAALEMIHVYSLVHDDMPCMDDDELRRGKPTVHVKYDEATALLVGDALQSQAFVALTSDVLAPAQQAALVRELALASGSIGMAGGQAIDLASVGHTLTRPQLETMHRLKTGALLRAAVRMGALTGETPDAKALQSLDAYSAAVGLAFQVVDDILDVTTDSATLGKTAGKDAKDGKPTYVSIIGLDASRALAAQLRSDAHQALAPFGARAQRLAELADLVVNRVS encoded by the coding sequence ATGACCTTCGAACAATGGATGCGCTCGGTGCTGGACCGGGTAGAGGGCGCACTCGAGCAATATTTGCCGGCGGACTCGACCGAGCCCGCCCGGCTGCATGAAGCCATGCGCTATGCCGTGCTGGGCGGCGGCAAGCGGGTGCGCCCGCTGCTGTGCCACGCGGCGGGTGAGCTGACGGGCGCGAAGGCCGAGTGCCTGGACGCGGCGTCGGCGGCGCTGGAGATGATCCACGTCTATTCGCTCGTACACGATGACATGCCCTGCATGGACGACGACGAACTGCGCCGCGGCAAGCCCACGGTACACGTCAAATATGACGAAGCGACGGCACTGCTGGTCGGTGACGCGCTGCAATCGCAAGCTTTCGTTGCGCTGACATCGGATGTGCTCGCACCCGCGCAGCAGGCCGCGCTGGTGCGCGAACTGGCGCTCGCGAGCGGCTCGATCGGCATGGCGGGTGGCCAGGCGATCGATCTGGCGAGCGTCGGTCACACGCTGACGCGCCCGCAGCTCGAAACGATGCACCGCCTCAAGACTGGCGCGTTGCTGCGCGCAGCCGTGCGGATGGGCGCGCTGACAGGCGAGACGCCGGACGCGAAGGCACTGCAGTCGCTGGACGCGTATTCGGCGGCTGTGGGCCTCGCGTTTCAGGTCGTCGACGACATTCTCGACGTCACGACCGATTCCGCGACGCTCGGCAAAACGGCTGGAAAGGACGCGAAGGACGGCAAGCCGACCTACGTGTCGATCATCGGGCTTGACGCTTCGCGCGCGCTGGCTGCGCAGTTGCGCAGCGACGCGCACCAGGCGCTTGCACCTTTTGGCGCCCGCGCGCAGCGGCTCGCCGAGTTGGCTGACCTCGTGGTGAACCGGGTTAGCTGA
- a CDS encoding exodeoxyribonuclease VII small subunit, which translates to MAKTASTDTAGLSPTSTEGSDNSPLPESYEAALAELEGLVGRMEGGSLSLEESLAAYRRGAVLVAFCQQQLEKVEQQVRVLDGETLKPLPVNTAGTTAADSGDDL; encoded by the coding sequence ATGGCGAAGACGGCTTCCACGGACACGGCTGGTTTGTCCCCCACCAGCACCGAAGGTTCCGACAATTCACCGCTGCCCGAGAGCTACGAGGCAGCGCTGGCGGAACTGGAGGGGCTCGTTGGGCGCATGGAGGGCGGCAGCCTCAGTCTGGAAGAGTCGCTTGCGGCTTACCGGCGCGGCGCCGTGCTCGTGGCGTTCTGTCAGCAACAACTCGAAAAGGTGGAGCAGCAGGTGCGCGTCCTCGATGGCGAAACGCTCAAGCCGCTTCCCGTGAACACAGCAGGTACAACCGCTGCCGACAGCGGAGACGATCTATGA
- a CDS encoding aromatic ring-hydroxylating oxygenase subunit alpha — translation MSNLSNALQLKAIHSQLPVTAYFDPALHERELETLFKKGPRYVGHELMVPEAGNYFALPSEREGRVLVRNQQSQIELLSNVCRHRQAIMLNGRGQTENIVCPLHRWTYDLNGQLLGAPHFADNPCLNLGATPLQSWNGLLFETQGRDVAKDLARLGTAKHFDFTDYMFDHVEVHECNYNWKTFIEVYLEDYHVVPFHPGLGSFVNCDDLKWEFGDWYSVQTVGVHNELARPGSPTYRKWHDEVLRYRDGKMPEFGAIWMVYYPGIMVEWYPHVLVVSWLIPRGPQKTTNVVEFYYPEEIALFERDFVEAERAAYMETAREDDEIAERMDAGRRALLDRGESQVGPYQSPMEDGMQHFHEFLRRELGTV, via the coding sequence ATGTCCAATCTGAGCAATGCATTGCAGCTCAAGGCTATTCACAGCCAGCTGCCAGTCACGGCTTACTTTGACCCGGCGCTCCACGAGCGCGAACTCGAAACCCTTTTCAAGAAAGGTCCTCGCTACGTCGGGCACGAACTCATGGTTCCCGAAGCGGGTAACTATTTTGCCTTGCCCAGCGAACGCGAGGGGCGCGTGCTCGTCCGCAACCAGCAGTCGCAGATCGAACTGCTGTCGAACGTGTGCCGCCACCGTCAGGCGATCATGCTGAACGGCCGCGGGCAGACGGAGAACATCGTCTGTCCCCTGCACCGCTGGACCTACGACCTGAACGGCCAGTTGCTCGGCGCGCCGCATTTCGCCGACAACCCCTGCCTGAATCTCGGCGCCACTCCGCTGCAAAGCTGGAACGGTCTGCTGTTCGAAACGCAGGGCCGCGATGTCGCGAAAGATCTTGCGCGCCTCGGCACGGCAAAGCACTTCGACTTCACGGACTACATGTTCGATCACGTCGAAGTACACGAGTGCAACTACAACTGGAAGACCTTCATCGAGGTCTATCTGGAGGACTATCACGTCGTGCCGTTCCATCCGGGCCTCGGCAGCTTCGTCAACTGCGACGATCTGAAGTGGGAGTTCGGCGACTGGTACAGCGTGCAGACGGTCGGCGTACACAACGAGCTCGCGCGTCCGGGCAGCCCGACGTATCGCAAGTGGCACGACGAAGTGCTGCGCTACCGCGACGGCAAGATGCCCGAGTTCGGCGCGATCTGGATGGTGTACTACCCGGGCATCATGGTCGAGTGGTATCCGCATGTGCTGGTCGTGTCATGGCTGATTCCGCGCGGTCCGCAGAAGACGACGAACGTCGTCGAGTTCTATTACCCTGAGGAAATCGCGCTGTTCGAGCGTGACTTCGTCGAAGCGGAGCGCGCCGCGTACATGGAAACGGCGCGCGAAGACGACGAGATCGCCGAACGCATGGACGCCGGACGCCGCGCGCTGCTGGATCGAGGCGAATCGCAGGTCGGTCCGTACCAGAGCCCGATGGAAGACGGCATGCAGCACTTCCACGAGTTCCTGCGCCGCGAGCTCGGCACGGTCTGA
- a CDS encoding sulfurtransferase, protein MPHTHYTTLISAGNLAERLAAAPGSVFIVDCRFDLADTDSGEKAYAAGHLPQAHYLHLDRDLSGPKTGSNGRHPLPDRQKLVERLATLGLKQGQQVIAYDAQGGMYAARLWWLLRWLGHDSAALLDGGLQAWEAAGHPLTQDAPPQSSGDFKAGAPLAVTVDAQAVERNIGTKERVVIDARAADRYRGENETLDRVGGHIPGARNRFFKDNLTADGRFKSAHTLRDDFNAVIPAGVSAEHVVLQCGSGVTACHNALAMEIAGLHGAALYPGSWSEWSSDTSRPVATGPNP, encoded by the coding sequence ATGCCACACACTCACTACACCACGCTGATCTCTGCAGGCAATCTCGCCGAACGCCTGGCCGCCGCGCCGGGCAGCGTGTTCATCGTCGATTGCCGTTTCGATCTGGCCGATACCGACTCCGGCGAAAAAGCCTACGCGGCGGGTCATCTGCCGCAAGCACACTATCTGCACCTCGACCGCGATCTGTCCGGACCGAAGACGGGCAGCAACGGACGTCATCCGTTGCCGGACCGTCAGAAGCTGGTCGAGCGTCTCGCCACACTCGGCCTCAAGCAAGGCCAGCAAGTGATCGCGTACGACGCGCAAGGCGGCATGTACGCCGCGCGTCTGTGGTGGCTGCTGCGCTGGCTGGGTCACGATTCCGCCGCACTGCTCGACGGCGGGCTGCAGGCGTGGGAAGCAGCCGGCCACCCGCTGACACAGGACGCGCCGCCTCAGTCGAGCGGCGACTTCAAGGCGGGCGCGCCGCTGGCCGTGACCGTCGATGCGCAGGCCGTGGAACGCAACATCGGCACGAAGGAACGCGTGGTGATCGACGCGCGTGCGGCTGACCGCTATCGCGGCGAGAACGAAACACTGGATCGCGTGGGCGGCCACATTCCGGGCGCGCGCAACCGCTTCTTCAAGGACAACCTGACGGCGGACGGCCGCTTCAAGTCCGCGCACACGCTGCGCGACGACTTCAACGCAGTGATTCCCGCGGGCGTGTCCGCCGAGCATGTGGTGCTGCAATGCGGCTCGGGTGTCACCGCTTGCCACAACGCGCTGGCGATGGAAATCGCCGGGCTGCATGGCGCGGCGCTGTACCCGGGATCGTGGAGCGAATGGAGCTCGGATACGTCGCGGCCTGTGGCGACGGGACCGAATCCGTAA
- a CDS encoding dienelactone hydrolase family protein translates to MLKPEVDSLVPHVPFDRRTFIKAALGTGFAACVLPVSAQTIHTDSEGLEAGEVGIKSGDTLVPAYRAQPKGKTHLPVIIVVHEAFGVHEHIADVCRRFAKLGYLAIAPDLFVRQGDPNAYPTVQQLNEQVLSKVPDSQAMADLDATFKWAGEHGGDVNKVGINGFCWGGRIAWLYAEHNPRLKAGVAWYGRVAGNQTPMTPANPIDRVSDLQVPVLGLYGRQDQSIPQESLDKMKQAIAQGPQAGRGSEFVVYDDAGHAFFADYRPTYKQADAEDGWRRTLAWFKAHGVG, encoded by the coding sequence ATGTTGAAGCCAGAAGTCGACAGTCTCGTTCCCCATGTTCCCTTCGACCGGCGCACCTTCATCAAGGCGGCGCTCGGCACTGGTTTCGCGGCGTGCGTGCTGCCCGTGTCCGCGCAAACGATCCATACGGACAGCGAAGGCCTCGAGGCGGGTGAAGTCGGCATCAAATCGGGCGATACGCTGGTGCCCGCCTATCGCGCGCAGCCGAAGGGCAAGACGCATCTGCCCGTGATCATCGTGGTTCATGAGGCATTCGGCGTGCATGAACATATCGCCGATGTCTGCCGGCGCTTCGCCAAGCTCGGCTATCTTGCTATCGCGCCCGACCTCTTCGTGCGGCAGGGCGACCCGAACGCGTATCCGACTGTCCAGCAGTTGAACGAGCAGGTTCTCAGCAAGGTGCCCGATTCACAGGCGATGGCAGACCTCGACGCGACGTTCAAATGGGCGGGCGAGCATGGCGGCGACGTGAACAAGGTGGGCATCAACGGCTTCTGCTGGGGCGGGCGCATTGCGTGGCTTTACGCGGAGCACAATCCGCGACTGAAGGCGGGCGTGGCGTGGTATGGGCGCGTGGCCGGCAATCAGACGCCGATGACGCCAGCCAATCCGATCGACCGCGTGTCCGATCTGCAGGTGCCCGTGCTGGGGCTATACGGTCGGCAGGACCAGAGCATCCCGCAGGAATCGCTCGACAAGATGAAGCAGGCAATCGCGCAGGGGCCGCAGGCGGGGCGCGGCTCGGAGTTCGTCGTGTATGACGACGCGGGGCATGCGTTCTTTGCGGACTATCGGCCGACTTACAAGCAAGCCGATGCCGAAGATGGCTGGCGCCGCACGCTTGCGTGGTTCAAGGCGCACGGCGTCGGTTGA